GCACTGCTGCTGGCGCACCACGGCGCGAACGTCGTGGTCAACGATCTCGGCGGCTCGCGCGACGGCTCGGGAGCCGGCTCGGCGATGGCCGACCAGGTGGTCGCGGAGATCAAGGAGGCCGGCGGGACCGCCGTCGCGAACTACGACAGCGTCGCCACCCCCGAGGGTGCGGCAAGTGTCGTCCGCACCGCGGTGGAGTCCTTCGGCGCGATCCACGGCCTGGTCAACAACGCCGGGATCCTGCGCGACAAGAGCTTCGCCAAGCTCGACGCCGAGTCGTGGGACTCCGTGCTGAAGGTTCACCTGTACGGGGCGTACCACGTCACTTCCGCTGCCTGGCCGTACTTCCGCGAGCAGAACTTCGGCCGCATCGTGATGGCCACGTCCACCAGTGGCCTGTTCGGCAACTTCGGCCAGGCGAACTACGGGGCGGCCAAGAACGGCCTCGTCGGCCTGGCGAACACGCTGGCGCTGGAGGGGGCGCGGAACAACATCCGCGTCAACGCGGTCGCTCCGATGGCCGCGACCCGGATGACGGCCGACGTCGCGCCGCCGGAGGTGCTCGCCGCACTCGGCCCCGAGCACGTCGCGCCGGTCGTGGTCCATCTGCTGTCGGAGGAGTTGGACACCACCGGCGCGGTCTTCGTGGTCGGCGGCGGCGAGCTCTACCGGGTGGCCCTGTTCCAGAACGACGGCGTGCGTTGGCCGACCCCGCCGACGGTGGCCGAGGTCGCGCAGCGCTGGTCCGAGGTGGTCGACCTGTCCGCCGCGGTGCCTGGGCGGAACCCCGTCGGCTGACCCCCCCTCGCGTATGAGAGAACCCCGCTCACGTATGAGAGTGCCCCGCTCGATCATCGATGATCGTCAGTCCCGGAGCAGGTCGCGGCCGATCAGTTCCTTCATGATCTCGGTGGTCCCGCCGTAGATGGTCTGCACGCGCGTGTCTACGTAGGCCTTCGCCACTGGGTACTCGGTCATATATCCGTAGCCGCCGTGCAGCTGCAGGCATCGGTCGATGACGCGCTTCTGCAGTTCGCTGATGTACCACTTGCCCTTGGCCGCGTCGACGTCGCTGAGTGCGCCGCGGTTGTAGGCCAGCACCGAGCGGTCGACGTAGGCCTCGGCGACGTCGATCTCCGTCGACATCTCGGCCAGCGCGAACCGCGTGTTCTGGAAGTCGGCGATCCGCTGGCCGAACGCGGTGCGCTGCTTGCAGTACTCGACGGTCATCTCGAAGACCGCGCGCGTGGTGCTAATGGCCATCGCGCTGATTCCCAGCCGCTCGCGGGGCAGGTGGCTCATCAGGTAGTACAGCCCGCGGCCTTGTTCGCCGAGCAGGTTCTCGGCCGGGACCCGCGCGTCGTCGAAGAAGAGTTCCGCGGTGTCCTGCCCGGGAAGCCCGATCTTGTCGAGCTTCCGGCCGCGCACGAAGCCCGGAGTTCCGGCCTCCACGACGAACAGCGAGAACCCGCGGGATCCGGCCTCCGGGTCGGTGCGGGCCGCGACGACGACGAGATCGGCCATGATCCCGCTGGAGATGAAGGTCTTCTGGCCGTTCAGGACCCAGTGGTCGCCGTCGCGGCGGGCCG
This portion of the Sporichthyaceae bacterium genome encodes:
- a CDS encoding SDR family oxidoreductase, with protein sequence MSGVEGRSVVVTGAGGGLGREYALLLAHHGANVVVNDLGGSRDGSGAGSAMADQVVAEIKEAGGTAVANYDSVATPEGAASVVRTAVESFGAIHGLVNNAGILRDKSFAKLDAESWDSVLKVHLYGAYHVTSAAWPYFREQNFGRIVMATSTSGLFGNFGQANYGAAKNGLVGLANTLALEGARNNIRVNAVAPMAATRMTADVAPPEVLAALGPEHVAPVVVHLLSEELDTTGAVFVVGGGELYRVALFQNDGVRWPTPPTVAEVAQRWSEVVDLSAAVPGRNPVG
- a CDS encoding acyl-CoA dehydrogenase family protein; protein product: MERNLYEADHEDYRGTVREFLEREVVPHKDQWDTERWIPREVYARAAEVGIYALAVPEEYGGAGELDYRFRLVTCEEVAKVNALSFGVTLGLQDDLVLAYLLDITDVEQRKRWLPAFAKGELLGALAMTEPGAGSDLRGIRTSARRDGDHWVLNGQKTFISSGIMADLVVVAARTDPEAGSRGFSLFVVEAGTPGFVRGRKLDKIGLPGQDTAELFFDDARVPAENLLGEQGRGLYYLMSHLPRERLGISAMAISTTRAVFEMTVEYCKQRTAFGQRIADFQNTRFALAEMSTEIDVAEAYVDRSVLAYNRGALSDVDAAKGKWYISELQKRVIDRCLQLHGGYGYMTEYPVAKAYVDTRVQTIYGGTTEIMKELIGRDLLRD